The Euleptes europaea isolate rEulEur1 chromosome 19, rEulEur1.hap1, whole genome shotgun sequence genome includes a window with the following:
- the LOC130491422 gene encoding claudin-3-like produces the protein MSMGLEIGGVSLSVLGWIGCILCCGLPMWRVTAFIGYNIVTAQITWEGLWMDCVVQSTGQMQCKVYDSMLALAPDLQAARALVVIAVLMGCLGILIFLMGAQCTRCIEEESTKAKVTIVSGIIFLLSGILVLIPVSWSANTIIRDFYNVVVPQAQKRELGASLYIGWAAAALFLFGGALLCCSCPPKDDRYRPTNMTYSAPKSTVASYDKKNYV, from the coding sequence ATGTCGATGGGCCTGGAAATCGGCGGGGTGTCCCTGTCCGTCCTGGGATGGATCGGCTGCATCCTGTGCTGCGGGCTGCCCATGTGGCGGGTGACGGCCTTCATCGGCTACAACATCGTCACTGCGCAGATCACCTGGGAGGGCCTGTGGATGGACTGCGTGGTGCAGAGCACCGGCCAGATGCAATGCAAGGTCTACGACTCCATGCTGGCGCTGGCCCCGGACCTGCAGGCCGCCCGTGCCCTGGTGGTCATTGCCGTCCTCATGGGCTGCCTGGGCATCCTCATCTTCTTGATGGGGGCGCAGTGCACCCGATGTATAGAGGAAGAGTCCACCAAGGCCAAAGTGACCATCGTCTCCGGGATCATCTTCCTGTTGTCCGGCATCCTGGTCCTCATCCCTGTCTCCTGGTCGGCCAACACCATCATCCGTGACTTCTACAACGTGGTGGTCCCCCAAGCCCAGAAGCGAGAACTGGGAGCTTCTCTCTACATTGGCTGGGCAGCGGCCGCCCTCTTTCTTTTCGGGGGTGCCTTGCTCTGCTGCTCCTGCCCCCCTAAAGACGACAGGTACAGACCCACAAACATGACCTACTCAGCCCCCAAGTCGACAGTGGCCAGCTACGACAAGAAGAACTACGTATGA